The DNA sequence AAATCCGTGGCGCCGCGGGTGAAGCGCCGCAGCCGCTCGCACGCGCCGAGCTCGCCCGACCCGTCGATGTCCACCCGGTAGGTGGCCATCACACTGGTGGAGTCGGGGATGCGGGCCAGTTCGACGACGTCGACGAGCACGGACCAGCCGCCGTCGGCGCGACTGCGGACGCCCGTCACGGCGTGCGGGATCAGCCCGGTCACGACACCGAACTGCTCCTTCGCGGCGCCAATGGCATCGGCGGCGCGCAACCGGGGAACGGATTTCCCCGGACTGTCCGTAATATTGTTGTTTGACGCAAGGAACGGCTCGGGCGATTCACTCATCGCTTTCCTGGGTCGCGGGTGGGTGCCCACCGTAGCAACGGGCACAACTCCCCGAGGAAGCGTTGCGGGACGGTATTTTTCACCGGTTCGCGGTAACGAATGGGCGCAATGCGGCAACCGGCGGAGGCAAACGGCGCAGCGCGGGACGCCCAGCGGAACCAATGCGCCGGATCCGCCCCCGAGGTTACGATCGAGTAACGTCCACGAGCCGGTACCCGACGCCCCGGACCGTCTCGATGGTGCGGGTGCCGAACGGCGTGTCGATCTTGCGCCGCAGGTACCCGATGTAGACCTCGACGACGTTCTCGTCGCCGTCGTAGTGCGCGTCCCAGACGTGGTTGAGGATCTCGTTCTTCGTCAGCGCGGTACCCGGCCGCCGCAGCAGGAACTCCAGCAGCCCGAACTCCCGCGCGGTCAGCTCGATCCGCACTTGTCCTCTGTGGACGGTCCGGGCGGACGGGTCGAGCCGCAGGTCGCCCGCCTCCAGCACGGCCGGGCGGGCCGGCGCGCCGCGGCGCAGCAACGCCCGCAGCCGGGCGATGAGCACGACGAAGGAGAACGGCTTCGACAGGTAGTCGTCGGCGCCGAGGTCGAACGCGTCGGCCTCGTCGTACTCGCCGTCCTTGGCCGTGAGCATCAGCACCGGCGTCCAGTTTTCCGCCGCCCGCAAGCGTTTGAGCACTTCGTAGCCGGACAGCTCGGGCAGCATGATGTCGAGCACGACGACGTCGTACTCGTGCTCGGTCGCCCGCCAGAGCCCCTCCCGGCCGGTGTGGGCGACGTCGGTGGTGAAGCCCTCGGCGACCAGCCCGCGCCGCAGCGTCTCCGCGAACTCGCGCTCGTCCTCCACGATCAGCAGGCGCACTACTCCTCCTTCGGCACGGCGATCACCGGCAGCTCGATCACGAACCGCGCGCCCGGCTCGCCGGGGTCCGCGCAGCGCGCCCGGCCGCCGTGGCGGGCCGCGATGCCGGCCACGATCGGCAGCCCCAGCCCGGTACCGCCGTGGCCGCGCTGCCGCGACGCGTCGAGCCGGACGAACCGTTCGAAGATCCGGTCCCGGTCGGCTGCCCCGACGCCGGGCCCGTCGTCGCTCACCTCGACCACGGCGAGGTCGCCGCGCACCGCGCTGCTGACGCGGATGCGCGAACGCGCGTGCCCGCGGGCGTTGTCGACCAGGTTCCGCACGGCCCGCCGCAACTGGGCCTCACTGCCGTGCACCTTCGCCGGCCCGGCCCGGACCTCGACGTCCAGCGCGCCTTCGCCGCGGACCCGCTCGGCTTCGGCGCGGACGATGTCGTCGAGGTCGACCTCGGTGCGCTGCGGCCGGTCGGTGGCGTCGTCGGTGCGGGCCAGCATGAGCAGGTCGTCGACGAGCTCGCGCAGCCGCGCGGTTTCGCGGGCGATCACCGGCACCAGCTCGCCGGTGCTCTCCGGGTGCCGCCCGGAGACGTCGAGCGCGGTGCTGATGGTCGACAGCGGCGACCGCAGCTCGTGACTGGCGTCGGCGACGAACCGGCGTTGCGCGGCCTGCGCGGACGCCAGCCGGGACAGCATTTCGTTGAGCGTGACGGCCAGCCGGTGCACCTCGTCCCCGCCCGGCGGCAGCGGCACGCGCGCGGCGAGGTCGCGCGTCGAGATCTCCGCGACGGTCCGGCGCATCCGCTCGACCGGCCGCAGCGCCGAGCCGACCGCGCGGTACACGGCGAGGCCGGAGATCGCGAGCAGCGGCACGGCGATCAGGCCGAGCAGCAGCGTCAGCCGGGTGGACGCCTCGGTCACCGGCTCCAGCGAGCGCGCGGAGATCACCGTGAACGGCCCGCCCGGCCCGTTGACCTCCTGCGAGACCACGCGGTAGTCGTCGCTGTCGCCGTTGAGCCCGAGCGGCAGCGTCTCGATGGTCTCGTGCCCGACGACCGGCCGGGCGGCGGTCAGCGGCGGGTGCCCGACGATCGCGGGGTCGCTCGCGATCGGCACGCCCCGCGCGTCCAGCACCTGCGTGACAGCTTCGGTGTCACCGGTGCTGGCGACGTCGCTCGCGCTGAGGTCGCGCGCGCCTTCGCGGACGAGCTGGATGGCGACCTGGCGGCCGGTGCTGCGCGCACTCTCGGTGACGCTGCGGTCGAGCGACTCCTCGAGCAGCAGCACGACGACCACCCCCGCGGCGGCGATGGCCAGCGCGAGCGCGAACACCGCCACGGCGGTGGTGCGCATCCGGACCCCGGTCGCGGCGACCACCCTGCCCAGCTTCACCAACGCAGCGTAACCGCGAATCACCGCCACCGGCGGTTCCGCCGCGATCACGTCCACCGCCCGAAGCACCCCAATGTGGCGTTGGGTGCGTCCAGCGCACCCAATGTGGCGTTCGGTGCGTCCAGCGCACCGAACGCCACATTGGGGCGCTTGCCGGGGGTGGCAGCGGCGGGCGGGGAAGGGGGCACCGCGGTCACCGCCGTCGGCGGGTGGCGGTGAGGCGCTCGGTGCGCAGGCGGTCGACCTCCGGGAGCTCCAGCGGGGGCAGCGGGTGCCCGGCCACCCAGCTCAGCAGCAGGTCCGCCAGCGCCGGGTTCCGGGCCAGCGCCGGGCCGTGCAGGTACGTGCCGACGACCCGGTCGGTCACCGCGCCTTCCGTTCCGTCCCCGTTGCCCGTGCCCCGCACCACTTCCCCGAGCGGCGCGCTGTCCGCGCCGAGCTTGCTCACGCCCAGGTGGTTCTCGAAGCCGGTGAGCGGTTCGGGGAGCAGCCCGGCCGACGTCGCGACCAGCTCGGCCACCGCGCGCCGCTGGCCGGGTTCCGTGGTGACGTCGAGGAGGCCGAGACCGTCGTGGTCGACGCCGTCGAGGCCGCGGAAGCGGGTGCCGAGCACCTGCAGGCCCGCGCAGACGCCGAAGACCACCGCGCCGCGCGAGCGTGACCGCCAGTGCTTCCGCAGGTGGGCGGCGGCCAGCGCCTGCGCGCCGTCCTCGCCGCCGCCGAGCAGGTACAGGTCCAAAGTGGACGGGACCGGCTCGCCCAGCCCGACCGGCACCACCTCGGCGTCGAACCCGCGCCACCGCAGCCGGCGGCAGAGCACCTGCGCGTTGCCGGTGTCGCCGTACGTGCCGAGCACCTCCGGCAGCAGGAGTCCGATGTGGACGATCGAGTCAGCCACCGGGCAGCCGCCCGACCAGGTCGCGGAAGGCCGTGTAGTTGGCGACCAGCTCGACGCCGCCGGGCGGGAGGCCGTCGATCGCGGCCACCGGGTCGGGCTCGGTCCAGTGCGCGACTTCGGCGTAGCAGAGCCGGACGGCGAGATCCGCGCCGCGCTCACCGGTGACCACCACCTGACGCCCGCGCAGCCGCTCGAAGTGCACGTCCCAGAGCCACGACAGGTCCCGCCCGTCGGCTTCCTGCGCGTTCACCGCGACGACCACCGGCGTGTCCTCGTCCAGTACGCGCAGCGTTTCGACCCAGCCGGCCGGGTTCTTCGCCAGCATCAGCCGCACGGAGTGCCGGGACCGGCGGATCGTGCGGTAGCGGCCGCCGATGTCGGTGATGGTCCGCAGCCGGGCGGCCGCGGTGTGCGGCGGCACGCCGAGCCGGTGCGCCGCCGCCAGCGCGAGCGCCGCGTTCGCCCGGTTCGCGTCGCCCGGCAGCCGCAGGTCGAGGTCGACCTGGCGGCCACCGGGCGTGCGGACGAGGTCGCCGTCGAGGGTCCAGCCGGGTTCCGGACGGGAGAGCCCGCAGCCGCAGCTCCAGTCCTTGCCGCGGAACCCGACGAGGCCGTCGCACCGCGGGCACGCCGTCGAGTCGCCGGTCCAGCGCCGCCCGGTGCTCACCCACACCGGCCGGTCGGCCGCCGCCGCGGCGGACGTCACGAGGACGTCGTCGCAGTTCGCGACGACCACGGTGCCCGGCAGCTCCGCCAGCGCCGCCCGCAGGTCGCGTTCGGTGGCCCGGACCTCGCCGACGCGGTCGAGCTGGTCGCGGCTGAGGTTCAGCAGCACGAGCACGGCGGGCTGGAGCTGCCCGGCCACCCACGGCACGTGGGCCTCGTCGACTTCGAGGACCGCGTAGGGCGCGTCCGGGCGGGCGGTCAGCGCGGCGAGGACGCCGTCGGGCATGTTCGAGCCGTCGCTGTTGGCGGCGACCTCGGCCAGCGCTTCGAGCGCGCGGGTGAGCATGAGCGACGTCGTCGTCTTGCCGTTGGTGCCGGTGACCAGCACGACGGTCCGCTCCCGCCCGAGCCGGCGCAGCGCCCGCGGGTCGAGCGCGAGCGTGACGCGGCCGCCGATCATGCCGCCGCGGCCGAGCCCCGAGCTGCGGGACAGCCAGGCGGTCAGCCGGCCGGCGGCCACGGACGCGCGGGTGCGAAGGGGGTTTCGGACGGTCATCGGTGCGGATGGTGCCTCGCGGGCGCTGTGAGTTCCCTGAGTCCGTGGCCCGCGTCTCGCCTCAGAGCGTGACGACGACCTTGCCGTGCACGTGCCGCCCGGCCTGCAGCTCGACCGCGTCCCGGATCTTCTCGACCGGGAACACCGCGGCGACCGGCACGGTCAGCTCGCCACCGGCGATCGCGGCGGTGATCCGCGCGAGCTCGCCGGGCTCCGCGTCGGCGCCACCGGTGGCGCGCACGCCGCCGGGCGGGTTGGGGCCGGCGGCGATCGTGGAGATCCGCTCGGGTGACACGCCGAGCGCCAGCGCGGCCTCGGCCGTCTCGGTGCCGAACAGGTCCGCCGCCGCGGTCACGCCGAGCGTGCGCACCCGGTCCGCGAGCCCGGGGCCGTACGCGACCGGCTCCGCGCCGAGTTCCCGCAGGAAGCCGAACGTGCTCTCCGACGCCGTGCCGATCACGGTGGCGCCGGCGAGCTTGGCGAGCTGGACGGCGAAGATGCCCACGCCGCCGGCCGCCCCGCCGATCAGGACGGTGTCACCGGACCGCAGGCCGATCGCCGCCAGCGCCGCGGCCGCCGAGGAGCCGGCCACCGGGAGCGTGCTCGCCACCTCGTCGCTGACCCCGTCCGGCGTGGGGAAGAGCGCGCCGGGCACCTCGACGACGACGAAGTCGGCGACGGCCCGCCCGAGCGCGCCGCCGTGGACGCGGTCACCCGCGGCGAACCCCGTGACCCCGGTCCCGACCTCGTCGACGACGCCGGCGAAGTCGTACCCGAAGCCGGACGGCACGGTGATGCCGAACCGCGCCGCCGCTTCGGCCGAGGCGGCGAGGCCCCAGTCCATCGGGTTCAGCCCGGCCGCTGTCACGCGTACGCGCACTTCGCCCGGGCCGGCGTGCGGCTCGGGCACCTCACGCAGTTCCAGGACTTCGGGACCACCGAACTTCTCGTAGACGACGGCTCGGCTCATGGTGACCTCCAACGCGAGTGATGAGACTTGGTCCCATCACCGTACACCGATGACGGGACCAAGTGCCGTAAAGTGGTCCCATGGCCCGCTGGCAACCGAACGCCCCGGAGCGGCTGAGCAAGGCCGCCCTCGAACTGTTCGCCGAGCGCGGCTACGAGAACACGACGGTGATCGACATCGCGGAGCGCGCCGGGCTGACGAAGAGCACCTTCTTCCGGCACTTCCAGGACAAGCGCGAAGTGCTCTTCGGCGACGGCACGCTGGCCGGCCTGCTCACCGAAGCGATCGCCGCCGCGCCGGAGACCGCGGGCCCGCTCGAAGCGGTGGCCGACGCGATGGCCGCGGTCGGCGGCCGGACCTTCACCCCGGAACGCCGCGAGTTCGGCGCCCTCCGGCGGGCGGTGATCGACGCCAACCCGGAACTGCGGGAGCGCGAAGCCCTGAAGGGACTGACCCTCGTCGCGGCGATGACCGACGCACTCAAGCGACGCGGCGTCCCGGAACTGACGGCGTGCGTCGCCGCGGAACTGGGCGCACTCGCGATGAAGCTCGCCCACGAGCGCTGGAGCGACGGCGGCGACTTCGCCGAATCCGCGCGGCAGGCTCTCGACGAGGTGCTGGCGGCCGTTCCGGCCTTCGTGACATTTCCCCGCTGAACGCACCCGATTCAAGTCCGTGAATGCGCATTCACGGACTTGAAAGACAACGTTGTCGAAGTTGTCGAACGCGTCCGTCCGCGTGCCCGCAACCGCCGTAGGTAGGAAACTTAACCATCGGAGGTTGTACCAATTAGCATCCTCAACTAACCGCGTTTCTCCTGAGACGTTTCAAGATCTTCCGTACATACATCGGAGGTGTTACCGTCCAAACCCACCCAGCGGAAAGGCGTACCGCTGAGCGAAAACCGGGAACGTCCAACGGAGGGCAACGTGGGACCGGAGCGCGGGCTGGAGAACAGCGGAACTCTCGAACGCGGACTCGCGGTGCTGGAGCACGTGGGCCGGCACCAGGAGATTTCCACCAATGCGATCGCGCGGCAACTGGGGCTTTCCCGCAGTGCCGCGTACCGGATCGTCGGCACCTTGAAGAACCTCGAGTACCTCGAAGCCGACCAGATCACCGGCCGGGTGCGGCTGGGCACGCGGCTGGTCGAGCTCGGCGCCCGCGCGATGGCGGCGACCGACCTGCACCGGTGCGCGCCGCGGTACCTCGCGTCGCTGGCGGAGCGCTCGGGCGAGACGACCTACCTCGCCGTGCCGGACAACGACACCATGGTCTACGTCGCGACCGAACGCAGTGCCAGCGCGGTGACGCTCGCCTGCCGCCTCGGCACCCGGCGCCCGCAGCACGCGACGTCGCTCGGGAAGGCGTGGCTGGCCGCGCTGCCGGAGGTCGACCGCGCCGAGCGCGTCCGCCGGATGAAGCTGGATTCGCTGACGCTCAAGACGATCATCGACCCGCACCGGCTCCTCGACGAACTCGCGCGGACGAGCCGCCGCGGCTGGGCGATCGACGAAGTGGAGAACGAGCCGGACGTCGGCTGCGTCGCGGCCGCGGTCCGCGACCACTCGGGACGCCCGATCGCGGCGATCAGCATCGCCGGCCCGGCCCCGCGGGTGCTGCGCCGCCTCGACGAGCTGGGCGCATCGGTGGCGGGCACGGCGGCGGCGTTGTCCCTGCGCCTCGGTTTCGTGCGGAGCCGGCCCGCCTGATCTCCCCGTCGCGCATTCACCTGGCGCGGCCGGGGCTCGCCATCCCGCGGCGACCCACCTCGACCCCGCGGCTCGGCCACCACCCCAGCCGCGCGGCCGACCCACACCGCCGCCACGGCTCGCCACCCCCGCAGCTGCGCGGCCCAGCCCGCCGCCCGCGTTCCGCGCCCCCGCCCAGTGTCTTGAATGAGTCATTCAGGTCACCGGAGGTCCTGAATGACTCATTCAAGACCGCCGCGCCCTCGCCCACCTGACCGCGTTCCCACGACCCGGCGAAGGAGCCGACCGTGACCTGGATCCAGGACTACCAGCCGGCGGGCGGGCTGTGGGTGTCCGCGCTGCTCGCCGCGCTGCCGATCGTCGTCTTGCTCGTCGCGCTCGGTGTGGTGCGGCTGTCCGCGCACCTCTCGGCCGCGCTCGCGCTGGTCACCGCGCTCGGGGTGGCCCTGCTGCTGTACCGGATGCCGGCCGCGCTGGCGTTCGACTCCGCGGCCATGGGCGTGCTGTTCGGCGTGTGGTCGGTGGCCTGGATCGCGTTCCACGCCGTGTACTTCCACAACGTCACGGTGGCGACCGGCCGGTTCGACAGCATCAAGCGCGTGCTCGCCGGGTTCAGCGAAGACCGGCGGCTCCAGGCGCTGCTGATCGCGTTCGCCTTCGGGGCGCTGCTCGAAGGCGTCGCGGGTGGCGGGTCGCCGATCGCGATCACCGCGGCGATGATGGCCGCGCTCGGGTTCCCGCCGGTGAAGGCCGTCGTGCTGGCGCTGCTGGCGAACACCGCGCCGGTCGCGTTCGGCGGGCTCGGCAACCCGCTGATCGTGCTGGGGCGGCTGACCGCGCCGATCATGCACCTCAAGCAGGACCAGGCGACCGAGCTGTTCTCGGCGATGGTCGGGCGGCAGGTTCCGGTGCTGGCGCTGATCATCCCGGCGTTCCTGGTCGTGGTCCTGGCCGGCTGGAAGCGCATGCTCGAAGTGTGGCCGGCCGTGCTGACCGCCGGGCTCGCGTTCGCGGCCATGCAGTTCGTCGCGTCCAACTACATCAGCGCCAGCCTGGTCGACGTCCTCGCCGCGCTCACCGCGATGGCCGCGCTCTGGATCCTGACGAGGTTCTGGCAGCCTGCGAGCGTGTGGCGGTTCGACGGTGAAGAAAGCGCTGTCTCGGGGGCAAACCTCGGCGCCGCGAAAGCCGAACGCGGTGCGCTCTACGCGTGGATGCCCTACGTCATCCTGATCCTGGCGATCTTCCTGTCGCGGATCGGCACGATCTTCAAGAACCTCCCCGCCTGGCTCGACCTGACGAAGCTGCTGCACCAGGCGGACTGGATCTTCGCCTGGCCCGGCCTGCACAACCACGTGGTCCAGCACCCGCCGATCACGGCGAAGAACGCGCCCTACGCGGCGACGTTCACGGTGGACTTCCTGTTCTCGCCGGGCACGGTGGCGCTGATCGCGGCGGTCATCGCCGGCTTCGCCATGGGCGCGCGGCCGGGGCTGCTGCTCAAGACGTACCGGTCGACGCTCGTCCAGATGCGCTGGGCGCTGGCGACGATCTTCATGATCCTGGCCATCGCGTTCGTGATGAACTACTCGGGCGCGACGCAGACGCTGGGCCTGGCCCTGGCGACGACCGGCGTGGTCTTCCCGCTGTTCTCGGCGTACATCGGCTGGCTGGGCGTGTTCCTCACCGGCTCGGACGCGTCGACGAACAGCCTCTTCGGCCCGATGCAGGTGATCTCGGCCCAGCAGCTGAACCTCAACCCGATCCTGGCGGGCGCGACCAACACGTCCGGCGGCGTGATGGGCAAGATGATCTCGCCGCAGAACTTGTCGATCGGCGCGACGGCGATCGGCCAGAGCGGCAAGGAGGGCTCACTGCTGCGGCAGACGTTCCTGTGGTCCCTGCTGCTGACGGCGGTGGTCGGCGTGATCTCCCTCCTGCAGGCGACGATCCTGACGGCGATGATCCCGTCGCCCTAGGCTGGGCGGCATGACCTCTGAAGCGCTGGCCTCGTTCGGCTACGAGCTCGGCCTCCTCAAGCGGATCCGGCGGTCGGGCTGGTGGCACGCGGGCGTCCGCGACCCGGAGTCGGTCGGCGAGCACAGCCTCCGCGCGGCCCAGCTGGCGGCGCTGATCGCCGCCGAGGAGGGAGCGTCCCCGGAGCGGGCGGCGTTCCTGGCGCTGTGGCACGACACGCAGGAGACACGCACGGGCGACCTCCCGCTGACGGCGGTGGAGTACCTGCGCAAGCCGGAACCGCGGGAGATCACGGCGGACCAGACGGCCGCGCTGCCCCCGCGGTCCCGCGAGCTGGTGCGCGAGGCGGTGGACGAGTACGAGAGCCGCGCGTCGGCGGAGGCGTTGTGCGCGAAGGACGCGGACAAGCTGGAGATGCTGCTGCAGGCGCTGGAGTACCGCGACATCGGCGTGCGGCCGGTCGACGAGTGGATCGCGTCGGCGACGAAGGGCCTGAAGACCGAGACGGCGAAGAAGATCGCGGAGGCGGCGTTGACGTTGTCGCCGCTCTCGTGGCGGGGTCGCTAGGCGCCCACGGCCTTCGCGCGATTGAGGAGCAGTTCGCGTTCGCGGGCGTTCTCCGTCATCTCCGCCGCGCGCCGGAACTCCCGCTCCGCCTCCTCCAGCCGCCCGAGCTTCTCCAGCAGGTCGCCCCGGACGCTCGGCAGCAGGTGGTAGTCCTTCAGCGCCGCGTCCGACGCCACCGCGTCCACCACCGCCAGGCCCGCTTCCGGCCCGTACGCCATCGCGACCGCGACCCCGCGGTTCAGCTCGATCACCGGGGACGGCTGGAGCTTGCCGAG is a window from the Amycolatopsis sp. cg9 genome containing:
- a CDS encoding TetR/AcrR family transcriptional regulator, with the translated sequence MARWQPNAPERLSKAALELFAERGYENTTVIDIAERAGLTKSTFFRHFQDKREVLFGDGTLAGLLTEAIAAAPETAGPLEAVADAMAAVGGRTFTPERREFGALRRAVIDANPELREREALKGLTLVAAMTDALKRRGVPELTACVAAELGALAMKLAHERWSDGGDFAESARQALDEVLAAVPAFVTFPR
- a CDS encoding IclR family transcriptional regulator, with translation MGPERGLENSGTLERGLAVLEHVGRHQEISTNAIARQLGLSRSAAYRIVGTLKNLEYLEADQITGRVRLGTRLVELGARAMAATDLHRCAPRYLASLAERSGETTYLAVPDNDTMVYVATERSASAVTLACRLGTRRPQHATSLGKAWLAALPEVDRAERVRRMKLDSLTLKTIIDPHRLLDELARTSRRGWAIDEVENEPDVGCVAAAVRDHSGRPIAAISIAGPAPRVLRRLDELGASVAGTAAALSLRLGFVRSRPA
- a CDS encoding type 1 glutamine amidotransferase, which translates into the protein MADSIVHIGLLLPEVLGTYGDTGNAQVLCRRLRWRGFDAEVVPVGLGEPVPSTLDLYLLGGGEDGAQALAAAHLRKHWRSRSRGAVVFGVCAGLQVLGTRFRGLDGVDHDGLGLLDVTTEPGQRRAVAELVATSAGLLPEPLTGFENHLGVSKLGADSAPLGEVVRGTGNGDGTEGAVTDRVVGTYLHGPALARNPALADLLLSWVAGHPLPPLELPEVDRLRTERLTATRRRR
- a CDS encoding response regulator transcription factor produces the protein MRLLIVEDEREFAETLRRGLVAEGFTTDVAHTGREGLWRATEHEYDVVVLDIMLPELSGYEVLKRLRAAENWTPVLMLTAKDGEYDEADAFDLGADDYLSKPFSFVVLIARLRALLRRGAPARPAVLEAGDLRLDPSARTVHRGQVRIELTAREFGLLEFLLRRPGTALTKNEILNHVWDAHYDGDENVVEVYIGYLRRKIDTPFGTRTIETVRGVGYRLVDVTRS
- a CDS encoding NADP-dependent oxidoreductase → MSRAVVYEKFGGPEVLELREVPEPHAGPGEVRVRVTAAGLNPMDWGLAASAEAAARFGITVPSGFGYDFAGVVDEVGTGVTGFAAGDRVHGGALGRAVADFVVVEVPGALFPTPDGVSDEVASTLPVAGSSAAAALAAIGLRSGDTVLIGGAAGGVGIFAVQLAKLAGATVIGTASESTFGFLRELGAEPVAYGPGLADRVRTLGVTAAADLFGTETAEAALALGVSPERISTIAAGPNPPGGVRATGGADAEPGELARITAAIAGGELTVPVAAVFPVEKIRDAVELQAGRHVHGKVVVTL
- a CDS encoding gas vesicle protein, yielding MSESPEPFLASNNNITDSPGKSVPRLRAADAIGAAKEQFGVVTGLIPHAVTGVRSRADGGWSVLVDVVELARIPDSTSVMATYRVDIDGSGELGACERLRRFTRGATDL
- a CDS encoding HD family hydrolase, giving the protein MTSEALASFGYELGLLKRIRRSGWWHAGVRDPESVGEHSLRAAQLAALIAAEEGASPERAAFLALWHDTQETRTGDLPLTAVEYLRKPEPREITADQTAALPPRSRELVREAVDEYESRASAEALCAKDADKLEMLLQALEYRDIGVRPVDEWIASATKGLKTETAKKIAEAALTLSPLSWRGR
- a CDS encoding L-lactate permease, which encodes MTWIQDYQPAGGLWVSALLAALPIVVLLVALGVVRLSAHLSAALALVTALGVALLLYRMPAALAFDSAAMGVLFGVWSVAWIAFHAVYFHNVTVATGRFDSIKRVLAGFSEDRRLQALLIAFAFGALLEGVAGGGSPIAITAAMMAALGFPPVKAVVLALLANTAPVAFGGLGNPLIVLGRLTAPIMHLKQDQATELFSAMVGRQVPVLALIIPAFLVVVLAGWKRMLEVWPAVLTAGLAFAAMQFVASNYISASLVDVLAALTAMAALWILTRFWQPASVWRFDGEESAVSGANLGAAKAERGALYAWMPYVILILAIFLSRIGTIFKNLPAWLDLTKLLHQADWIFAWPGLHNHVVQHPPITAKNAPYAATFTVDFLFSPGTVALIAAVIAGFAMGARPGLLLKTYRSTLVQMRWALATIFMILAIAFVMNYSGATQTLGLALATTGVVFPLFSAYIGWLGVFLTGSDASTNSLFGPMQVISAQQLNLNPILAGATNTSGGVMGKMISPQNLSIGATAIGQSGKEGSLLRQTFLWSLLLTAVVGVISLLQATILTAMIPSP
- a CDS encoding sensor histidine kinase — protein: MKLGRVVAATGVRMRTTAVAVFALALAIAAAGVVVVLLLEESLDRSVTESARSTGRQVAIQLVREGARDLSASDVASTGDTEAVTQVLDARGVPIASDPAIVGHPPLTAARPVVGHETIETLPLGLNGDSDDYRVVSQEVNGPGGPFTVISARSLEPVTEASTRLTLLLGLIAVPLLAISGLAVYRAVGSALRPVERMRRTVAEISTRDLAARVPLPPGGDEVHRLAVTLNEMLSRLASAQAAQRRFVADASHELRSPLSTISTALDVSGRHPESTGELVPVIARETARLRELVDDLLMLARTDDATDRPQRTEVDLDDIVRAEAERVRGEGALDVEVRAGPAKVHGSEAQLRRAVRNLVDNARGHARSRIRVSSAVRGDLAVVEVSDDGPGVGAADRDRIFERFVRLDASRQRGHGGTGLGLPIVAGIAARHGGRARCADPGEPGARFVIELPVIAVPKEE
- a CDS encoding MurT ligase domain-containing protein, with protein sequence MTVRNPLRTRASVAAGRLTAWLSRSSGLGRGGMIGGRVTLALDPRALRRLGRERTVVLVTGTNGKTTTSLMLTRALEALAEVAANSDGSNMPDGVLAALTARPDAPYAVLEVDEAHVPWVAGQLQPAVLVLLNLSRDQLDRVGEVRATERDLRAALAELPGTVVVANCDDVLVTSAAAAADRPVWVSTGRRWTGDSTACPRCDGLVGFRGKDWSCGCGLSRPEPGWTLDGDLVRTPGGRQVDLDLRLPGDANRANAALALAAAHRLGVPPHTAAARLRTITDIGGRYRTIRRSRHSVRLMLAKNPAGWVETLRVLDEDTPVVVAVNAQEADGRDLSWLWDVHFERLRGRQVVVTGERGADLAVRLCYAEVAHWTEPDPVAAIDGLPPGGVELVANYTAFRDLVGRLPGG